In the genome of Pseudomonas protegens, one region contains:
- the cysK gene encoding cysteine synthase A: MSRIFADNAHSIGNTPLVQINRIAPRGVTILAKIEGRNPGYSVKCRIGANMIWDAESSGKLKPGMTIVEPTSGNTGIGLAFVAAARGYKLMLTMPASMSIERRKVLKALGAELVLTEPAKGMKGAIEKAAEILASDPSKYFMPQQFDNPANPAIHEKTTGPEIWNDTDGAVDVLVAGVGTGGTISGVSRYIKKTQGKPILSVAVEPATSPVISQQLAGAEIKPGQHKIQGIGAGFVPKNLDLDMVDRVELVTDEESKAMALRLMQEEGILCGISCGAAMAVAVRLAETPEMQGKTIVVILPDSGERYLSSMLFSDLFTEQENQQ, encoded by the coding sequence ATGAGCCGAATTTTTGCTGACAACGCCCATTCCATCGGTAATACGCCCTTGGTGCAGATCAACCGCATCGCCCCGCGCGGGGTGACCATCCTGGCCAAGATCGAAGGACGCAACCCGGGCTACTCGGTGAAGTGCCGGATCGGCGCCAACATGATCTGGGACGCCGAGAGCAGCGGCAAGCTCAAGCCGGGCATGACCATCGTCGAGCCCACCTCGGGCAATACCGGGATCGGCCTGGCCTTCGTTGCCGCGGCTCGTGGCTACAAGCTGATGCTGACCATGCCGGCGTCCATGAGCATCGAGCGGCGCAAGGTGCTCAAGGCCCTGGGCGCGGAACTGGTGCTGACCGAGCCGGCCAAGGGCATGAAGGGGGCGATTGAAAAGGCCGCCGAGATCCTCGCCAGCGATCCGTCCAAGTACTTCATGCCGCAGCAGTTCGACAATCCGGCCAACCCGGCGATCCACGAGAAAACCACTGGTCCGGAAATCTGGAACGACACCGACGGCGCGGTGGACGTGCTGGTGGCCGGGGTCGGCACCGGCGGCACCATCAGCGGCGTGTCGCGCTACATCAAGAAGACCCAGGGCAAGCCGATCCTCTCGGTGGCGGTGGAGCCGGCGACTTCGCCGGTGATCAGCCAGCAGCTCGCCGGTGCCGAGATCAAGCCCGGCCAACACAAGATCCAGGGCATCGGCGCCGGTTTTGTGCCGAAGAACCTCGACCTGGACATGGTCGACCGGGTGGAGCTGGTGACCGATGAAGAGTCCAAGGCCATGGCCCTGCGCCTGATGCAGGAAGAGGGGATTCTCTGCGGGATTTCCTGCGGTGCGGCCATGGCGGTGGCGGTGCGTCTGGCGGAAACCCCGGAAATGCAGGGCAAGACCATCGTGGTGATCCTGCCGGACTCCGGCGAGCGCTATCTGTCGAGCATGCTG